The following DNA comes from Winogradskyella sp. PG-2.
AGCAATTTTAAAACTTTCAGCTTTTGGAGCCATAGAATTAGCTGAGCTAAAGTATAATTTTGAAATCGAAATCAATTTTACACGATTAGATGTTGAAACTTGTTTAGAGCAACTCAAAGACTTTAAACTCGGGTTTGCAAAAAAAGCAATTATTAATTCACCACAATTCGATTTACCAAAACGTCTATGGAAACAATTAATTTTAGCATCAAATATTAATGAAGTTGAGCGTTGGGCAGATATTAATAAACAACAATTAGAAAGTTTAGCATCTCAATTAACGAAAGCCAAATTTAGTGTTACAGGAAAAAGTACCTTTAAAGAAGAGTTTGTTACAGCTGGTGGTGTGGATTTAAAAGATGTTAACTTTAAAACGTTTGAAAGTAAACGAATTCCAAATTTATATTTTGCCGGTGAAGTTATTAATGTAGATGCAGTTACTGGAGGTTTCAATTTTCAAAATGCATGGACTGGAGCTTATATCGTATCTCAAAACATAAATAGATGAAAACATACATAGCACTCTTAAGAGGTATTAATGTGGGTGGGCATAAAAAAGTTCCTATGGCAGAACTTAGCGAATTGCTCACTAAATCAGGTTTTGAAAGCGTTAGGACATATATACAAAGTGGTAATGTGATTTTTAAATGCCGAGAAATTCCCTTGTCAAAATTAGCAAACGGAATTCAAAAATCGATAAAAGTTCATTTTGGTTTTGATGTATCTGTTTTAGTTAGAACAAGAGATCAGATCAATACAATTTTCGATAATTGCCCTTTTCCGGAAGAGAAAAAAGTAAATAGTTATTTTGCAATGTTAAGCGAAATTCCTGACAATGATTTAGTAAAGGAAGCTTGCGAGAAAACTTATGAAAATGAAGAATATAAAATTTTAAATGACTGTTTATATTTCTACTGCGCCAATGGTTATGGAAAAGCCAAGTTTAGCATGAACTACTTTGAAAAAAAACTAGAAGTTGCTGCAACATCGCGAAACTATAAAACTATGGTAAAACTACTTGCATTGTCTGAAAATTAAAGTAAGAACCTTTTTAAATTACTTATTTTTGCAAACAATCAAAAGAAGCAATAAAAAAAACTTGCCTTGTGGCAGTCTTTGTCTGATATTTAGTATTCATGATAGCACAAGATTTTATTCTCAAAACATATAATTCCAATATTAAGAATGGTTCTGTAAAATGGTCTTCACCAAGTAATATTGCATTGGTAAAATATTGGGGAAAAAAGGAACACCAAATCCCTGAAAATCCATCAATAAGTTTTACACTTTCAGACTGCAAAACGATTACTGAAGTTACTTACACAAAAAAGAAAGATAAAGCGTTTAGTCTCGATGTGTATTTTGAAGGAGATAAAAATGAAGCCTTTAAACCTAAGATTCAAACCTTTTTTGAACGCATTGAAGTTTATATGCCCTTTTTAAGAGACTATCATTTTAAAATAGAAACCTCAAATACGTTTCCTCATAGTTCAGGTATTGCTTCTTCAGCTTCTGGTATGAGTGCGCTAGCTTTATGTTTAATGAGTATTGAAGAAGATTTGGATGTAGATCATGCAGATGATTATTTTAATAGAAAAGCATCTTTTATCGCACGTTTAGGTTCAGGTAGTGCATGCAGAAGTATCGAAGGAGAACTAGTAGTATGGGGAAATAATGAAAGTACAGAAAGTTCTGATTTATACGGAGTAAAATTTGAAGGAGACGTACATAATAACTTCAAAAATTATCAAGATACTATCCTATTAGTTGACAAAGGAGAAAAACAGGTAAGCAGTACTGTTGGTCATAAATTGATGTTTGGCCATCCGTTTGCAAAACAACGTTTTTCTCAGGCACATAATAATTTAGCCGAGCTCAAATCAATTTTGGCATCAGGTGATTTAAAAGCATTTGTAAAGATTGTAGAAAGTGAAGCATTGACATTACATGCAATGATGATGACAAGTATGCCATATTTTATTTTAATGAAGCCTAATACATTAGAAATTATC
Coding sequences within:
- a CDS encoding diphosphomevalonate/mevalonate 3,5-bisphosphate decarboxylase family protein, with protein sequence MIAQDFILKTYNSNIKNGSVKWSSPSNIALVKYWGKKEHQIPENPSISFTLSDCKTITEVTYTKKKDKAFSLDVYFEGDKNEAFKPKIQTFFERIEVYMPFLRDYHFKIETSNTFPHSSGIASSASGMSALALCLMSIEEDLDVDHADDYFNRKASFIARLGSGSACRSIEGELVVWGNNESTESSDLYGVKFEGDVHNNFKNYQDTILLVDKGEKQVSSTVGHKLMFGHPFAKQRFSQAHNNLAELKSILASGDLKAFVKIVESEALTLHAMMMTSMPYFILMKPNTLEIINKIWAFRAKTDSNICFTLDAGANVHVLYPENEKETTLEFIKNELVNYCQNGHFICDQIGLGANQIGF
- a CDS encoding DUF1697 domain-containing protein encodes the protein MKTYIALLRGINVGGHKKVPMAELSELLTKSGFESVRTYIQSGNVIFKCREIPLSKLANGIQKSIKVHFGFDVSVLVRTRDQINTIFDNCPFPEEKKVNSYFAMLSEIPDNDLVKEACEKTYENEEYKILNDCLYFYCANGYGKAKFSMNYFEKKLEVAATSRNYKTMVKLLALSEN